The Cylindrospermum stagnale PCC 7417 genome segment TACACAACCCAATGATCGCCACATTCCAGGCGTTGGCTCACTGAGCATTCCAAATAGGCTAGGGCGTCGGTGAGGACTGTACAACCGTTATCTGCAAATCCTGTGGGGAAATTAGCAAATCTGTCTTCTCCTGGGGCAAAAGGCTTACGGAAATGCTTCATGTAGTCTATATGAGTGCCTTCAGGCAAGATATTAAGGGCAAATTTACCGCCTGGATACATGAGGGATTCAATTGCTCGTTCTTTAGCGATCGCAATTGTCAATCCAGGAGGGTTAAAGGTGGCTTGAGAAACCCAAGCACCGAGCATCCCTGTTGACACTTCCCCTTGTTTGGCACTAATTACGCAAACGGAACCGACAATCCGCCCAACGGCTTGTTCTACAGCGGTTGCGGCTTGTTGAGGTACGCGCACTTTCTTGGCTTTTCTCAAAGATTGGGCAAAATCTGTCCCGATTTCTTCACACAACTTGAGAGTGACTTCATCGGGTTTAAATTTGACCTTCAAGGTATCAAAGCCAAATTTAAATCCAGCATCCCGAAGTTTACCTTCAATTAATTCAACGGCTTCACCACTCCAGCCGTAGGAACCAAATACTCCAGCGAGTTTGCTGTTGTCACCGATGGTGAGAACGATACCCAAAGCGGTATGAATTGGGGTGGGTGCATGACCACCGATGGTGGGAGAACCGATGAGAAAGCCATCGGATTGTTCTAGTCCAGTACGAATTTCTTCAGGTGTGGCAAATTCGCAGTTGATGGTGTTGACTGCAACTCCACCTTTGGTCAGTCCGAGTGCGATCGCTTGGGCGAGAATTGCTGTATTACCATAAGCTGAGGCGTACAATAGCGCTACGGATATTTCGCGATCGCTTTGGGAACGACTCCATTCACCATAACATTTGGTCAGTTCGATTAAGCTGGAGCGCACCAAAGGCCCGTGACCAACAGCATACATCCTCACTTGCAAATCGGAGATTTTCTCCAAAGCTGCTTCGACGTGAGGCGCATGGGGAGCCATCAAGCAATTAAAATAGTAGCGCTGGTCTTCCTTAAACGCTTCCCAGTTTTCATCAAACACTTCATCACCACAGATATGCGCTCCAAATAACTTATCTGTGTAAAGAACTTGGGTTTGCTGGTCATAGGTACAAAGTCCTTCTGGCCAACGGGGACTAGGGATAGGCAAGAATTTCAAAACATGACCCTTGCCTAAATCTAGAGTTTCTTTCCCCCGCATTGTCAAAATTTTGATATCTTGATCTGCAAAAGCAGCACGTACATTGGCCGCACTAGGAAGAGAACAGACAAAAGTTATTTGCGGCGCTAGTTCTAGAATCGCCTTTAAAGTTGCCACGCGGGTGGGATTAAAATGACCAAGGATCACATAATCCAATCGTCTTAAATCTAAGGTCTTTTGCAATGCCTCTAGATAAATTTCGGTGAAGTTTTCCGGCGCTGGGTCAATTAGTGCGGTTTTATCAGCTTCAATTAAATAGCAATTGGCGGTGGTACCTCTTTCTAGAGCGTATTCAATTTCAAACCGCAGACGTGACTTACTACGTGCTCTGAGAATCTTAGTATTTGTCGCAATGGGAAGAACTTGGACGTCGCGTGGCAAAGATTCGGTCATAGATTTTGGTTGGAGTGAGGAAAACCAGTTTTTAGCGCGTTCAAGGAAGCTGGACAGGGAATCTGGGGGTGTCATGGTAATAGGTAATAGGTAATAGGTAATTGGTAATTGGTAATTGGTCATGGGGGAAGAAAAAAAACTATTACCCGTTACCCATTACCCGTTACCCAGTTTTAGTAATAATTGCCAACTTTCCGATGGCGAACTGCTGTTAGTCCATCGGGATTGGAAACACGTCCATCTTGCACGGTGCAGTATAAAATCCAGTGGTCGCTACATTCCATGCTGCTGGTGACTTCACATTCCATATATGCCAGTGCGTCGGTGAGAATTGGCGAACCGTTTTTCGCGGTTTGGGTTTTCACTCCAGCAAATCTGTCACCACCGGGAGCCAAGCGCTTGAGGAAGTGTTTCTTGAGTTCTTGGAAGTTTCCTTCTCCCAGAACGTTGAGGACAAACTGATCGCCTACTCTGACTAAGGAATCAATAGCGCGGTCTTTAGCAACGGCAATTGTGAATCCTAAGGGTTGTAAACTCGCTTGTGTTACCCAAGAAGCCAACATTGCACTGCTAACATCACCTTTTTTAGCGGTGATAATATACAGTCCGTTGCTAATCCGACCCAACGCTTTTTCCATGTTGACGTCGAGGGCTTTGATCTGCTTAATGTTGCGATCGCGCACCAGCAGTTGTCCCAAGTCTGTACCCGCTTCTTCACAAAGCTGGAAGGTAGACGCACTGGGAACATCTTTAATCCGAATCGCTGGGAAAGCTTCTTTCACACCCAAGTCGATAAATTTGCGCCGCAGGGTGTCAATGGGTTCATCATCCCCACCGTAAGATTCAAATAAACCCACCACTTGCTTGTCTTTGGTGACAGCTAGCAGGGAACTGATACCAGCTTGAGCCGCAACGGCTGTAGTTGGGGGCATGCCGATAATAATACCCGCTGCTCTACCTGCTAGTTCTTGAATTTCTTGGATTCCCGCTGAACCAAGATCCATCATTTCGATCGCAACGCCAGTTTTTTGGATGCCTTCACCAATTGCATGGACGAGGCGATCGCTATGTCCATATTCTGAGACATAAAACAAGGCGGCTGTGGTTTCTGATTTGGCTTGTCTTTGGCTCCAACTTTGATAGCACTCAGTGAGAACGTCTAGATTGTGATACAGTAGCGGCCCGTGTCCGTTGGCAATAATTTTAATTTTGCCGAGTTCACCCATTCGCTTCATCGCATTCAATAGCGAGCGAGCGTTGGGGCCCATTAAGCAATCGTAGTAAAATCTAAAGTCAGCTTCAATCGCTTCTAAATCTTCGTCGAAAGTGCGATCGTCACAGAAGTGCATCCCAAAGGCATCGCAGGTGAAGAGAGTTTGGGTTTTGCGGTCAAAGCTGAAAATCGTGTCCGGCCAGTGCAGGTTAGGCGCACTTACGAATTCGAGTTCGTGTCCTTTACCAATATCAATGCGATCGCCACTTTTGACAATCCGCTTGGAAAAAGGATCGTGTACCAAACCTTCCAAAAACTGAAGGGCAATTTTTGAAGCTAAAACAGTAGCTCTCGGCGCTAACTGGAGAACATCTTCCACTAAGCCGCTATGGTCTGGCTCTGTGTGACTGACGATTATGTAATCAATTGTCTTGGGGTTCACAAGACCCTTGAGAGTGTCTAAATACAGCTGACGAAACTTCTGGTGAGAAGTATCAATCAAAACTGTCAGCTCGCCCCTAATTAAATATGAATTGTAGGTCGTGCCATTTTGCAGCCCGAATTCGATATCGAAGCGATCGCGATCCCAATCAAGAGAACGAATCGCTGTTGTGTTAGGAGCAATTTCTACAGTTTGTATAGTTAACCGATGCTGAACGTTCTCTACGACCGCTACCATTATTCGTCTCCGAACGCAAATAAACAGTATTTTTTTCTGCTCCCATTCTCCCAATAAATTATTTTTAAAGTTGTAATGAAGAATATATTTTGCGAAAATCAAGATGTATCAAATATTGCTCTTTTTCAGCATATTTTTTGACTCAAAAAATCTACTAAACATAAAATTTGTTAAAAGTAATACGACTTAAATATTGATATTTCTTGGCCTAATTTAAAATCCCTAAAAACATCATACATATCATCTCTTTTTGGACAACTATTTCGTAACGAAAAGCATAGTTTTTGCTAATGTTGTATCTATTGTTGATTTGAGCGCTCCCTTGTTACATTCATATAGTGAACGGAAACTGTTGAATATTTATGGGTAATGTTTAACAACTCCCCGGGTAAATTTAAATGAGGATAAATAAAAGCGCGTACAAGCGTTGACAGCTATTTACGCTATAGGTAATGGCTGAAGAAGGTAAAAGCAGTGATTAAGTCAAAACCGAAGTATAAATTAATAAAAAATAATTTTTAAAGATCCGGTTAAATCCTCAGAAATACCAGTTAAAAAACAATTAATTAGTTACAATGAAATCCCACAGCCTTTCCATGCCTCCTTTAGGTATTAATCAGGGAAAAGCTGATAACCTATAGTCATAAGAGCCAAAAGCATAAGCGCTTGCTTATTCGCTATGCACCAGCTTATATACGCTGAAATTGCGATTTTTTTGTGCTTAATGTTACCTAATAACCTACTTTTAGGTTCCATCTCTTGGAAGGATATTTCAGTGTTTAAAGGAACACAGAGAACAAGATACCCGTCAAAATGAACACAATTGCATCTACTGGAGTTCAGAGAATGAAAAACATCTCCACCAAAATTGCTGCTACGTCAGCTGCTGGTGCAGTCACGTCTATCACAACATTTCGGCAAAGTTGTTTTAGTAGACGTTTGCTAGACGACTGATGAATTGCCCCTTGATATGTAAATGTTTTTCAAGCTAATACTTTTTGCGTAGCAGACCTCCGGCTAGGTTTGGCATCTTTAATTCTTGTGATTAAGTTAAATATAGTGTGTTTTTTATACGCTTACGTGTAAGTATATAGGCGTGAATAGACATAGCTGTGCCAACAACTCTGTAAAAGACGATCACCTATGGGATGTCGATTGAGGATTGTTTTAACTGAAGAAGAAAAGCAGACTCTGGAGGAGTTGAGGAGAGCCAAAGATGTTCCTCAACGTACTAGAGATCGCGCTCAGGTTTTACTGTTGAATGCTCGTGGCTTAAAAAACGAGCAAATTGCTCAAGGCTTGAACTGGGCAGTTTCAACAGTACGTCAAACCCTTCATCGCTGGGAAAAAATGGGTTTAGCAGGACTGTGGGATGCTCCTGGTCGAGGAGGAAAGCCCCGTTATGCAGAATCTGACTTGCTTTATCTAGAAAATTGCCTATCTCAAGAGCCACAGGCTTATAACTCTAAACAGCTAGCCACAAAACTGGCCTCTGAGCGGCAAGTTTACTTGAGTCCCGACCGACTACGACGGGTACTCAAAAAAAGAGGCAGACTGGGAAGCCCATGCACAAAACCCAATATGCATGACATTAGCTAATTACCAAGGAATAATTTTTTTTGGAAAAGGTTTGAGGGGAAAGGGAAACATCGATTGCTTTCCCCTGAATCCGGCTTCGTCAGGGAATCTCACCTCCCCAACTTCTGCAATAAGTCTTCTATCGAGCTATCGGAGTTAATTTAGGAATTTATGCAAGTTCGACAACAAATTTACACTTCTTTACAAAACTGTAGGGAATCTCACCCCCCCCCAACTTCTGTAAGAAGTCTTCTATCGAACGATCGGAGTTAATTTAGGAATTTATGCAAGTTCACCAACAAATTTACACTTCTTTACAGAAGTAGTATTTGAGAGCAAGCTTGATTCATCTGGGGGACGAGGCCAACTCGTCCCCTACTTCAGCAACAGCAAACTTTACGTTTGTTAAATCGCACCAACTGTGACGTACTCCACACACTCCCTTTCAGGTGAGTGTGGGCTTCTCAACGACTCCTAATCCGGACATTGATTGAGCTTTAAGACCGTGCGTCCCACGGTTCTTGATATTGATAGCCGCATTTAGATCCCTGCACAAACTTGTATGACAAACTGGACAATTGTGCATTCTTTGGGATAGCGGCTTTATTACCTTGGAACCACAATTAGAGCATTCAAGGCTAGTACCGTTCGGATTTACAGCGATTACTTTTAAACCAGCATTCGCGGCTTTGTTTGAAAGTATGGTTAAAAACCGACTCCAACCAGCATCATTAATACTTTTAGCCAATTTAGTTTTAACGAGTCCTTTGATATTCAATTTTTCCACAGCTATAACATCATACTTATCAAGTAGTAATTTAGCTGTTTTAAAGTGGAAATCTTTACGAGTATCAGCCACTTTTTTATGCTGTTTACCCAATTTTTTCAGAGCTTTTTTGCGTCTGTTGGAACCTTTTTTCCGCCTTGATACCAGACGCTGCAATGATTTAAGCAAGCGTTCAGCTTTGCGTAGATATTTAGGTGCTTTGATTCTAGAATCATCAGAAGCTACATAGAAATCAATTAAGCCAAGATCAATGCCAACAATATTGTCAGGATTAAAGTCAGGCTTAACGATAGGAACTGATTTGTCATCAAGGCTGAGAGTGATGTAGTAACCATCCGCTTTTTTGGTGACAGATACAGTTTTGATCTCAAATCCTAAGCCCTTCGGGCAGGCTTCGCCAACGGGTATTGGGCGATGAACAATTACCTTGACATCTCCAATTTTTGATAGCGTGATTTTGTTGTTAACAAAATGATGTCTTTTAAATTGGGTATAAGTAAAAGTTTTGTATTGTCCTTTCCCTTTGAATCTAGGTCTACCTGATTTCTTGCCATTAACGTCACCTTTTAACCATCTATCAAAAGCTAATTCAACTTTCTTAGGAACTTCTTGAAGTACCTGAGAGTGAATATCTTTGTACCAAGGTCTATCTAATTTGAGTTGAACTAGAGATGCTTTTTGATTGTAATAGTTAGGCTGTTCTGTTAATTCGGGCAGATGACAAATTAATGGACATCTATCAATAGGACTACGATTCATCTCATACCAGTCAAATCTTTGAGCCAACAAGTAGTTATATTGACAACGCAACTTTTCCAGTGTTTTATTAATTTTTTCCGCCTGTTCTTTAGTTGGTTTAATTTTGTACTGGTATGAGATTTTCACTTTTTGTCCTGGCTTTCGACCTATACAAACGATAGCATAAACGTACAAGTATTTATGAAAAACAAATCATTGAATCTGAGAATATCCGAGGGTAGATTAAATAAACTGCGTTTATATTCGGCTCAACATGATAAAACTATGACCTTTTTTGAATTCAAAATGCACTCATAGAGCATACGGCTCTATTTTGAATTTTTAATTGGAGCGAAGCGACTTGACCAATGTAATTTAGGATTTTATCGATTCGCTTAACGTCAAAAATGGCGATTCCTCATCGACCCACTGTCCTGTCAATCCTACGGATTGATTTGGTTGTGGGTCAATTCGTCATCGCCCAAAAATTCATCCCACACTGCCCTTCGGGTCAGATGTGGGGCTTCTTTTTGATTAAGCTAAACCTTACCAACTCAAACATTATCCCAAATATATCAAGCAAGCTCGTTCAAATGGAGCTATGTTAACCTATTCTGGGCTAATTTTGGCAGAGCTTGCTCATGTGATTGAGAAAACTGAATTTAAAATTTATGTTCAGTCTGATCAACATCAGTTACCCCAGGATTTTCGTCTCAAGGATTTTCGCCATAATTACCCCACAGAACGGGCAAATGTTGCTGAAGTTCAGTTATCTTGGATTCTGATTAAGGATTTTGCTCTCTCTGTGGATTTGACAGTAAATGAAGCAACAACTGATGCCGCACTAAACCGATTTCAAACTCAAGCTGTTGATGGCTACGACCTTCTGCTTCTAGAATCTATTAGCAGAGCAGGCGTAGGACAAATTAAAATCATCACAGATGATATTGACTATGCTGTTGTCCCAGATATTCAGATATTTACGAGTAACGATAATATTATCAAGCCAGCTAGGACACAAAGAAAATTAGTGGTGCAGTAGCGATTTCGACTGTTGATTTACCCCAAAAAACAAAGTCCACTTACACAATTAAGTGTCAAGTGGACTTGTTAATCATTCTCAGTGGATCCGAGCAGAGTCGAACTGCTGTCCAAATTGGGTATTGACCCCCCGCTCATTCACAGGTTTAGCCTTTCTGACCCTCAAGGCGGGAATCGTTCATTATCCCGAACGTAGGATGCTCTGATTTAATCTTAGCTAGCAAGCCAACCAGAGAACGCTTACTAGAGCATCCGTTGGGGGTTGTGTCTTTAGTCCTTAACGGAGTCAAACTGAAGACGCTCGAACCTATAAGAGGCGTTTAGGCAGCTACTAGAGCTTCCCGACGAGCAAATTTTACGATATTGTTCGCATTTACTTTTTTTTCGAGCCTTTGAT includes the following:
- a CDS encoding RNA-guided endonuclease InsQ/TnpB family protein, with amino-acid sequence MKISYQYKIKPTKEQAEKINKTLEKLRCQYNYLLAQRFDWYEMNRSPIDRCPLICHLPELTEQPNYYNQKASLVQLKLDRPWYKDIHSQVLQEVPKKVELAFDRWLKGDVNGKKSGRPRFKGKGQYKTFTYTQFKRHHFVNNKITLSKIGDVKVIVHRPIPVGEACPKGLGFEIKTVSVTKKADGYYITLSLDDKSVPIVKPDFNPDNIVGIDLGLIDFYVASDDSRIKAPKYLRKAERLLKSLQRLVSRRKKGSNRRKKALKKLGKQHKKVADTRKDFHFKTAKLLLDKYDVIAVEKLNIKGLVKTKLAKSINDAGWSRFLTILSNKAANAGLKVIAVNPNGTSLECSNCGSKVIKPLSQRMHNCPVCHTSLCRDLNAAINIKNRGTHGLKAQSMSGLGVVEKPTLT
- a CDS encoding diflavin flavoprotein, coding for MVAVVENVQHRLTIQTVEIAPNTTAIRSLDWDRDRFDIEFGLQNGTTYNSYLIRGELTVLIDTSHQKFRQLYLDTLKGLVNPKTIDYIIVSHTEPDHSGLVEDVLQLAPRATVLASKIALQFLEGLVHDPFSKRIVKSGDRIDIGKGHELEFVSAPNLHWPDTIFSFDRKTQTLFTCDAFGMHFCDDRTFDEDLEAIEADFRFYYDCLMGPNARSLLNAMKRMGELGKIKIIANGHGPLLYHNLDVLTECYQSWSQRQAKSETTAALFYVSEYGHSDRLVHAIGEGIQKTGVAIEMMDLGSAGIQEIQELAGRAAGIIIGMPPTTAVAAQAGISSLLAVTKDKQVVGLFESYGGDDEPIDTLRRKFIDLGVKEAFPAIRIKDVPSASTFQLCEEAGTDLGQLLVRDRNIKQIKALDVNMEKALGRISNGLYIITAKKGDVSSAMLASWVTQASLQPLGFTIAVAKDRAIDSLVRVGDQFVLNVLGEGNFQELKKHFLKRLAPGGDRFAGVKTQTAKNGSPILTDALAYMECEVTSSMECSDHWILYCTVQDGRVSNPDGLTAVRHRKVGNYY
- a CDS encoding helix-turn-helix domain-containing protein — protein: MRIVLTEEEKQTLEELRRAKDVPQRTRDRAQVLLLNARGLKNEQIAQGLNWAVSTVRQTLHRWEKMGLAGLWDAPGRGGKPRYAESDLLYLENCLSQEPQAYNSKQLATKLASERQVYLSPDRLRRVLKKRGRLGSPCTKPNMHDIS
- a CDS encoding diflavin flavoprotein yields the protein MTESLPRDVQVLPIATNTKILRARSKSRLRFEIEYALERGTTANCYLIEADKTALIDPAPENFTEIYLEALQKTLDLRRLDYVILGHFNPTRVATLKAILELAPQITFVCSLPSAANVRAAFADQDIKILTMRGKETLDLGKGHVLKFLPIPSPRWPEGLCTYDQQTQVLYTDKLFGAHICGDEVFDENWEAFKEDQRYYFNCLMAPHAPHVEAALEKISDLQVRMYAVGHGPLVRSSLIELTKCYGEWSRSQSDREISVALLYASAYGNTAILAQAIALGLTKGGVAVNTINCEFATPEEIRTGLEQSDGFLIGSPTIGGHAPTPIHTALGIVLTIGDNSKLAGVFGSYGWSGEAVELIEGKLRDAGFKFGFDTLKVKFKPDEVTLKLCEEIGTDFAQSLRKAKKVRVPQQAATAVEQAVGRIVGSVCVISAKQGEVSTGMLGAWVSQATFNPPGLTIAIAKERAIESLMYPGGKFALNILPEGTHIDYMKHFRKPFAPGEDRFANFPTGFADNGCTVLTDALAYLECSVSQRLECGDHWVVYATVDNGKLIKPDAVTAINHRKAGTHY